From Chromohalobacter canadensis, one genomic window encodes:
- a CDS encoding sensor histidine kinase — protein MKRRPWRQRLARTSIRARLLIASLLLVMVALPLAGTGLAYNFRDSVTTAFDDRLESLLNVLLAGVQIDAQNEELHMTRSLGDPRFERVFSGWYWQVSDDDGQTLTSRSLWDQRLPIDNATGVAVSEVEGPRGDILRVIERDIRLPGHAETLHVSVAASRAELDTEVARFEWLLGLSLLALGALLLVGLAVQIRWGLAPLRRMHTNLRAVESGDADSLETQFLPDELARLARAMNGVLERDKRLIERGRNAAGNLAHALKTPVSVLTTLAERFPPDTRDRLHGELGRIDDAVRHHLARASAAGGVVLAGKVDVAQTLAPVLEGLTRMGQRRGVQLTQSLADDLKVRMEVQDLQELVGNLLENALRWADSQVTVSFHPQAAGVELLIEDDGPGMSEEQRDAALARGSRLDERRSGSGLGLAIVEDLMTLYGGRLSLSRASLGGLAARVWLPASPVAPSGNES, from the coding sequence ATGAAGCGACGCCCCTGGCGACAACGTCTTGCGCGTACCTCGATCCGAGCCCGGTTGCTGATCGCCTCGCTATTGCTGGTCATGGTGGCGCTACCCTTGGCGGGCACGGGGCTTGCCTATAACTTCCGCGACTCCGTCACTACTGCCTTCGACGACCGTCTCGAGTCGCTTCTCAATGTGTTGTTAGCCGGTGTGCAAATCGATGCCCAGAACGAAGAGCTGCACATGACGCGCTCGCTGGGCGATCCACGTTTCGAACGTGTCTTTTCGGGGTGGTATTGGCAGGTCAGCGACGACGACGGGCAAACGCTGACCTCGCGCTCGTTGTGGGACCAACGGCTCCCGATCGATAACGCCACGGGGGTCGCCGTGAGCGAGGTCGAGGGCCCGCGGGGTGACATCCTGCGCGTCATTGAGCGTGATATTCGCCTGCCGGGGCATGCCGAGACGCTGCATGTCAGCGTGGCGGCGTCACGCGCAGAGCTGGATACTGAAGTGGCGCGTTTCGAGTGGCTGCTGGGGTTGTCGCTGTTGGCCTTGGGTGCCTTGCTGCTCGTCGGGCTGGCGGTGCAGATTCGTTGGGGGCTGGCGCCGTTGCGCCGTATGCATACCAACCTGCGCGCGGTTGAATCGGGCGATGCCGACAGCCTTGAGACGCAGTTCCTGCCCGACGAGCTGGCGCGACTGGCGCGTGCCATGAACGGTGTGCTGGAGCGTGACAAGCGTCTGATCGAGCGTGGTCGCAACGCCGCCGGCAATCTAGCGCATGCGCTCAAGACCCCGGTCAGTGTGCTTACCACCCTCGCCGAACGCTTTCCGCCTGACACGCGCGACCGCCTGCACGGCGAGCTGGGGCGCATCGATGATGCCGTTCGCCATCATCTCGCCCGGGCCTCGGCGGCCGGCGGGGTCGTCCTCGCCGGCAAGGTGGACGTTGCGCAAACCCTGGCGCCGGTGCTCGAGGGATTGACTCGAATGGGGCAGCGGCGTGGTGTCCAGTTGACGCAATCGCTGGCTGATGACCTCAAGGTACGCATGGAGGTCCAGGATCTGCAGGAACTGGTCGGCAACCTCCTGGAGAATGCGCTGCGCTGGGCCGACAGCCAGGTCACTGTAAGCTTTCATCCGCAGGCGGCGGGCGTCGAGTTGTTGATCGAGGACGACGGGCCAGGCATGAGCGAAGAACAGCGTGACGCCGCCCTGGCGCGAGGTTCCCGCCTCGACGAGCGACGCTCCGGTTCGGGGCTGGGCCTGGCCATCGTCGAGGATCTGATGACCCTGTACGGCGGCCGACTCTCGCTGTCACGCGCCTCGCTCGGCGGACTCGCCGCACGTGTCTGGCTGCCTGCGTCACCGGTAGCGCCAAGCGGTAACGAATCCTGA
- a CDS encoding sugar-binding transcriptional regulator, with protein sequence MDKYELKREQAARAAWLSYVGGRTQDEIAGQLGVSRPGVQRLLALARQEGLVKVHIDHPISGCMAMGEAILTHFGLDYCDVVPSDSEVPDSSPRFLAQAGAERLAGLLDRQQALTLSLGTGRSVRATVEALSRLDRSQHRIVSLVGNVARDGSANRYDGVMVLADKTGAERFLLPAPVVAASVEEKEALLAQQLVQAVFHIAREAETGVIGIGRIDPRATLFQDHFISEAELNELLEAGAVGELLGWPLDIQGRLIDCPITRRITSLPLSALGGQPLMGLAGGHDKGPAILSALRGGWLKGLVTDEAAARYIVSTLGAA encoded by the coding sequence ATGGACAAGTACGAACTCAAACGCGAGCAGGCAGCGCGTGCGGCCTGGCTGTCCTATGTGGGTGGGCGCACTCAGGATGAAATTGCCGGCCAGTTGGGCGTCTCGCGTCCTGGTGTGCAGCGCCTGTTGGCATTGGCGCGGCAGGAAGGGCTGGTCAAGGTGCACATCGATCATCCCATTTCCGGTTGCATGGCGATGGGCGAGGCGATTCTCACGCATTTCGGACTGGATTACTGTGACGTAGTGCCTAGCGACTCCGAGGTGCCGGATAGCAGCCCGCGCTTTCTCGCCCAGGCGGGGGCCGAACGCCTGGCCGGGCTGCTCGATCGCCAGCAAGCGCTGACGTTATCGCTGGGGACGGGGCGTTCGGTGCGTGCCACCGTGGAGGCCCTGAGCCGCCTGGATCGCTCGCAGCATCGCATCGTTTCGCTGGTAGGCAATGTCGCCCGCGACGGTTCTGCCAACCGCTACGACGGGGTGATGGTCCTGGCCGACAAGACCGGGGCGGAGCGCTTCCTGCTGCCGGCACCGGTGGTAGCCGCCTCGGTGGAAGAAAAAGAAGCGCTGCTTGCCCAGCAGCTCGTGCAGGCGGTGTTCCATATTGCCCGCGAGGCCGAAACCGGGGTCATCGGCATCGGCCGCATCGATCCACGCGCGACCCTGTTCCAGGACCATTTCATCAGTGAAGCCGAACTCAACGAGCTGCTCGAGGCCGGCGCCGTAGGGGAGTTGCTCGGCTGGCCCTTGGACATCCAGGGGCGGCTCATCGATTGTCCTATCACGCGCCGCATCACCAGCTTGCCGCTCTCGGCGTTGGGCGGTCAGCCGCTTATGGGGCTGGCGGGTGGACACGACAAGGGCCCGGCGATTCTGAGCGCCCTGCGCGGTGGTTGGCTCAAAGGGTTGGTGACTGACGAGGCGGCCGCACGCTATATCGTGTCCACGTTGGGGGCTGCTTAG
- a CDS encoding ABC transporter substrate-binding protein → MYLKHVLPLAGAATLASFAAHAETITVATVNNNDMIIMQGLTDEFEKAHPDIDLEWVVLEENVLRQRLTTDIATDGGQFDVMTVGTYEVPIWAQQDWLVELDDLPESYNEQDLLKPVRDGLSQDGSLYALPFYGESSMMYYRTDLFEKAGIEMPEQPSWDQVQDWASQIHDPDNDVYGICLRGKPGWGENMAFVSTLVNTFGGRWFDEDWQPEINSPEWKEAVGFYVDLMNDYGPPGATSNGFNENQALFSSGKCGMWVDATSAAGGLYNPDESQVADKLGFAPAPIAETPKGANWLWSWTLAIPTSSDSKDAAKTFITWATSQEYIELVGETEGWTSVPPGTRESTYENPKYQEAAPFADFVLNAIQTADPTDSTLKPSPYIGVQTVNIPEFQAVGTQVGQMIGAALAGQQSVDAALDQAQRSVERTMRQAGYYD, encoded by the coding sequence ATGTACCTTAAACACGTATTACCCCTGGCAGGGGCTGCGACACTGGCCTCGTTCGCCGCTCATGCCGAGACCATCACCGTGGCCACGGTGAACAACAACGACATGATCATCATGCAGGGCCTGACCGACGAATTCGAAAAGGCCCACCCGGACATCGACCTGGAATGGGTGGTGCTCGAGGAAAACGTGCTGCGTCAGCGCCTGACCACCGACATCGCCACCGACGGTGGCCAGTTCGACGTCATGACCGTCGGGACGTATGAAGTGCCGATCTGGGCCCAGCAGGATTGGTTGGTCGAACTCGACGACCTGCCCGAGAGCTATAACGAGCAGGATCTGCTCAAGCCGGTCCGCGACGGCCTGAGCCAGGATGGTTCGCTTTATGCGCTGCCCTTCTACGGCGAGAGCTCGATGATGTATTACCGCACCGATCTCTTCGAAAAAGCCGGCATCGAGATGCCCGAGCAACCGAGCTGGGATCAGGTTCAGGATTGGGCGAGCCAGATCCACGACCCCGACAACGACGTTTACGGTATCTGCCTGCGTGGCAAGCCGGGCTGGGGCGAGAACATGGCCTTCGTCTCGACATTGGTGAATACCTTCGGCGGCCGTTGGTTCGACGAGGACTGGCAGCCGGAAATCAATTCGCCGGAGTGGAAGGAAGCGGTCGGTTTCTACGTCGATCTAATGAACGACTATGGCCCGCCGGGAGCGACCTCCAACGGTTTCAACGAGAATCAGGCGCTGTTCTCCAGCGGCAAGTGCGGCATGTGGGTCGACGCCACGTCCGCCGCCGGAGGGCTCTACAACCCCGATGAGTCGCAGGTCGCCGACAAGCTCGGCTTCGCCCCGGCACCGATCGCCGAGACCCCGAAAGGCGCCAACTGGCTGTGGTCGTGGACGCTGGCGATTCCCACCTCGTCGGATTCCAAGGACGCCGCCAAGACCTTCATTACCTGGGCGACCTCGCAGGAGTACATCGAGTTGGTCGGCGAGACCGAAGGCTGGACCAGTGTGCCCCCGGGCACCCGTGAGTCCACCTACGAGAATCCCAAGTATCAGGAAGCCGCGCCGTTCGCCGATTTCGTGCTCAATGCCATCCAGACCGCCGATCCCACTGACTCGACGCTCAAGCCGAGCCCGTATATCGGTGTGCAGACCGTTAATATCCCCGAGTTCCAGGCGGTGGGTACCCAGGTTGGCCAGATGATCGGCGCTGCGCTCGCCGGCCAGCAGTCGGTCGATGCCGCGCTCGATCAAGCCCAGCGCTCGGTCGAACGTACCATGCGTCAGGCGGGTTACTACGACTAA
- a CDS encoding ABC transporter ATP-binding protein: MATLQLKNIVKDFGGTQVIKGVDLEVKDREFVVFVGPSGCGKSTLMRMIAGLESTTSGEISIDGERINEVGPADRGLAMVFQSYALYPHMSVEDNMGFSLRLAKVKKAERREKVLAAARILQLEPLLDRKPRALSGGQRQRVAIGRAIVRNPSIFLFDEPLSNLDAALRVQMRIELARLHEELDATMIYVTHDQIEAMTMADKIVVLQDGLVEQIGSPMALYHHPCNRFVAGFIGSPKMNFLDVEVREASNEGVNVALPGGDCRVPVDGSGVSAGDTLTLGIRPEHLKLDDQGPLTGKIVVIERLGGVTSLYLEHGDSEWILVADGDVAHRVHDQVRFSFDPTCGHLFKDDGEALHHLHRHPLVDIDRKQNRVSSASGDQ; encoded by the coding sequence ATGGCAACGCTACAACTCAAGAACATCGTCAAGGACTTCGGCGGCACCCAGGTCATCAAGGGCGTCGATCTCGAGGTCAAGGATCGCGAATTCGTGGTTTTCGTCGGTCCCTCGGGCTGCGGTAAGTCGACCCTGATGCGGATGATCGCCGGGCTCGAGAGCACCACCAGCGGCGAGATCTCCATCGATGGCGAGCGCATCAACGAGGTCGGGCCGGCCGATCGCGGCTTGGCGATGGTCTTCCAGAGCTACGCGCTCTACCCGCACATGAGCGTCGAGGACAACATGGGCTTCAGCCTGCGCCTGGCCAAGGTGAAAAAGGCCGAGCGCCGCGAGAAGGTACTCGCCGCCGCACGCATCCTGCAGCTCGAGCCCTTGCTCGACCGCAAGCCGCGTGCGCTCTCTGGCGGCCAGCGCCAGCGCGTGGCAATCGGCCGGGCGATCGTGCGCAACCCGAGCATTTTCCTGTTCGACGAGCCGCTCTCGAACCTGGATGCGGCGCTGCGCGTGCAGATGCGCATCGAGCTGGCGCGGCTGCACGAGGAGCTCGACGCGACGATGATCTACGTCACCCACGACCAGATAGAGGCCATGACCATGGCCGACAAGATCGTCGTGCTGCAGGACGGCTTGGTCGAGCAGATCGGCTCGCCGATGGCGCTCTATCACCATCCGTGCAACCGCTTCGTGGCCGGTTTCATCGGCTCGCCGAAGATGAATTTCCTCGACGTCGAGGTCCGCGAGGCAAGTAACGAAGGCGTTAATGTGGCACTGCCTGGCGGTGACTGCCGGGTGCCGGTCGACGGGAGTGGCGTCAGTGCCGGCGACACGCTGACGCTGGGCATCCGTCCCGAGCATCTCAAGCTCGATGACCAAGGGCCGCTGACCGGCAAGATCGTAGTCATCGAGCGCCTTGGCGGGGTCACCTCGCTGTATCTCGAGCACGGCGACAGCGAGTGGATTCTGGTCGCAGATGGTGACGTTGCCCACCGGGTGCACGATCAGGTGCGTTTTTCCTTCGACCCGACCTGCGGCCATCTCTTCAAGGACGATGGCGAGGCGCTGCACCATCTGCATCGCCACCCGCTGGTCGACATCGACCGCAAGCAAAATCGCGTTTCCTCCGCCTCGGGTGACCAATGA
- a CDS encoding carbohydrate ABC transporter permease, translating to MRERTSGRTVGGFRNLFLQGPAVTLLLLWMLVPLGMTLWFSFQRYNLINPMISGFAGWDNYTYLLTDPALWTAMGNTLLLVGWVLAISVIGGTLLAVLFQQEFFGRGIARLLVIAPFFVMPTVGALVWKNMLMHPVNGVFAWLSNLLGLPVIDWFSSMPLASIIIIVAWQWMPFALLILLTAIQSLDDDQVEAARMDGAGPLAIFWFITLPHLKRAISVVIMIEMIFLLTIFAEIFVTTSGGPGLASTNLAYFIYIRALLDFDVGGASAGGVIAIILANIVAIFLIRTVAKNLET from the coding sequence ATGCGCGAGAGAACGTCTGGACGAACCGTCGGCGGCTTCCGCAATCTGTTCCTGCAGGGCCCGGCGGTGACCCTGCTGCTGTTATGGATGCTGGTGCCACTGGGCATGACCCTGTGGTTCTCCTTCCAGCGTTATAACCTGATCAACCCCATGATCTCCGGCTTCGCCGGCTGGGACAATTACACTTACCTGCTCACCGACCCGGCCTTGTGGACGGCGATGGGCAACACGCTGTTGCTGGTCGGCTGGGTGCTGGCGATCAGTGTGATCGGCGGCACGCTGCTGGCGGTACTGTTTCAGCAGGAATTCTTCGGCCGCGGCATCGCCCGGTTACTGGTGATCGCGCCGTTCTTCGTCATGCCCACCGTCGGTGCGTTGGTGTGGAAGAACATGCTGATGCACCCGGTCAACGGCGTGTTCGCCTGGTTGAGCAACCTGCTGGGACTGCCGGTGATCGACTGGTTCTCGTCGATGCCCTTGGCCTCGATCATCATCATCGTTGCCTGGCAGTGGATGCCGTTCGCGTTGCTGATCCTGCTCACCGCCATCCAGTCGCTGGACGACGACCAGGTCGAGGCGGCCCGCATGGACGGAGCCGGACCATTGGCCATCTTCTGGTTCATCACCCTGCCGCATCTAAAGCGCGCGATCAGCGTGGTGATCATGATCGAGATGATCTTCCTGCTGACGATCTTCGCCGAGATCTTCGTCACCACCTCGGGCGGCCCGGGACTGGCCTCGACCAACCTGGCCTATTTCATCTATATCCGCGCGTTGCTGGATTTCGACGTGGGCGGTGCCTCGGCCGGCGGGGTCATCGCCATCATCCTTGCCAACATCGTGGCGATCTTTTTGATCCGCACCGTGGCCAAGAATCTCGAGACCTGA
- a CDS encoding carbohydrate ABC transporter permease gives MNPTMTKKLLLTLLAWGIALIVFFPIFWMVLTGFKTEGEAVATPPSLFFEPTLAGYHTVMARADYLKFALNSIVISFGSTLLALIVAIPAAYSMAFLPTKRTQATLLWMLSTKMLPPVGVLMPVYLLFRDMGLLDSQLGLTIVYMLMNLPIVVWMLYTFFKDIPKDILEAGRMDGAGTLQEVLYLLLPLTLPGIASTGLLSVILSWNEAFWSLNLTTSDAAPLTAFIASFSSPEGLFWAKLSAASTLAIAPILIFGWMTQKQMVRGLTFGAVK, from the coding sequence ATGAACCCTACGATGACCAAGAAACTGCTCCTCACGCTGCTTGCCTGGGGCATTGCGCTGATCGTGTTCTTCCCGATCTTCTGGATGGTGCTGACTGGCTTCAAGACCGAGGGCGAGGCCGTGGCGACGCCGCCCAGCCTGTTTTTCGAGCCCACCCTGGCGGGGTATCACACCGTCATGGCGCGTGCTGACTACTTGAAGTTTGCCTTGAACAGCATCGTGATTTCGTTCGGCTCGACGCTATTGGCGTTGATCGTGGCGATTCCCGCGGCCTACTCGATGGCCTTTCTGCCGACCAAGCGCACCCAGGCCACGCTTTTGTGGATGCTTTCCACCAAGATGCTGCCGCCGGTCGGTGTGCTGATGCCGGTTTATCTGCTGTTCCGCGACATGGGCCTGCTCGACTCGCAGCTCGGACTGACCATCGTTTACATGCTGATGAACCTGCCGATCGTGGTATGGATGCTTTACACCTTCTTCAAGGATATCCCCAAGGACATCCTCGAGGCGGGGCGCATGGACGGTGCCGGCACCCTGCAAGAAGTGCTCTACCTGCTGTTGCCGCTGACCCTGCCGGGGATCGCGTCCACCGGGCTGTTGTCGGTGATCCTGAGCTGGAACGAGGCATTCTGGAGCCTCAACCTGACGACCTCGGATGCCGCCCCGCTGACCGCTTTCATTGCCTCTTTCTCGAGTCCCGAAGGGCTGTTCTGGGCCAAGTTGTCCGCCGCCTCGACGCTGGCCATCGCGCCGATTCTGATCTTCGGTTGGATGACCCAGAAGCAGATGGTTCGTGGTCTCACCTTCGGCGCCGTCAAATAA
- a CDS encoding HAD family hydrolase, producing MEMLIFDCDGVLVDSEAISETVLRERLAAWLPDLAIGDELRRALGMTTQAILDHLAARSTHALPDDALERIDAAIEARLGKELEAMAGVAAAIEALDLPLAVVSNSRRRRVIDSLANTGLDALLGKAPLFTAEQVARPKPAPDVYRLAAESLGIAPEACLVIEDSVSGTRAACAAGMTVIGFTGASHIELGHEVRLRDAGAWQVLTQMEELGVLVQRWRGERRLVR from the coding sequence ATGGAGATGCTGATCTTCGATTGCGATGGCGTGCTGGTCGACAGCGAGGCCATCTCCGAGACGGTGCTGCGCGAGCGGCTGGCGGCTTGGTTGCCTGACTTGGCGATCGGCGACGAATTGCGCCGCGCACTAGGCATGACGACTCAGGCGATTCTCGATCATCTCGCTGCCCGCAGCACTCACGCCTTGCCCGATGATGCTCTCGAGCGCATCGACGCGGCGATCGAGGCACGTCTGGGCAAGGAACTCGAGGCGATGGCCGGCGTGGCGGCGGCCATCGAGGCGCTCGATTTGCCACTGGCGGTCGTCTCCAACAGCCGTCGCCGCCGCGTCATCGATTCGCTGGCCAACACCGGGCTCGATGCACTGCTCGGTAAGGCGCCGCTGTTTACCGCCGAACAGGTCGCGCGTCCCAAGCCGGCGCCGGACGTCTACCGACTGGCGGCGGAGAGCCTGGGAATCGCGCCTGAGGCCTGTCTGGTCATCGAGGACAGCGTGTCCGGCACCCGGGCGGCATGTGCCGCCGGCATGACGGTGATCGGTTTTACCGGTGCTAGCCATATCGAACTCGGTCACGAGGTCCGGTTGCGCGATGCTGGTGCCTGGCAGGTGCTTACGCAGATGGAAGAGCTCGGTGTGCTGGTGCAACGCTGGCGTGGCGAGCGACGGCTCGTGCGCTAG
- a CDS encoding L-iditol 2-dehydrogenase: MKLEKRTAVVTGGARGIGLAIVKGYLQEGARVAIADIDTVAAEQAVAEIQADVNEAPVMAVRLDVVDADSRRAMIAAVEARFGGIDILVNNAAVFDMAPILEVSETSYDRQFGINVKGTFFTLQAVAAHMVARGQGGKIINMASQAGRRGEPLVSMYCASKAAVISLTQSCGLDLIKHRINVNGIAPGVVDTPMWDEVDALFARYEGRPAGEKKRLVGEAVPYGRMGRPEDHVGAAVFLASDDSDYVVAQTLNVDGGNWMS, from the coding sequence ATGAAACTTGAAAAGCGTACCGCAGTGGTGACCGGAGGGGCGCGCGGTATCGGCCTGGCCATCGTCAAAGGCTATCTGCAGGAAGGCGCGCGGGTGGCGATCGCCGATATCGACACTGTCGCTGCCGAACAGGCGGTTGCCGAGATTCAAGCCGACGTCAATGAGGCGCCGGTGATGGCGGTGCGTCTCGACGTGGTCGATGCCGATTCTCGCCGGGCGATGATCGCGGCCGTCGAGGCGCGTTTCGGCGGCATCGATATCCTGGTCAACAACGCTGCGGTATTCGACATGGCGCCGATTCTCGAGGTCAGCGAGACCAGCTACGACCGGCAGTTCGGCATCAACGTCAAGGGCACCTTTTTCACCCTGCAGGCGGTGGCGGCCCACATGGTCGCGCGCGGGCAGGGCGGCAAGATCATCAACATGGCCTCCCAGGCCGGTCGCCGCGGCGAGCCCTTGGTCAGCATGTACTGTGCCTCCAAAGCCGCGGTGATCAGTCTTACCCAGTCCTGCGGGCTCGACCTGATCAAGCATCGCATCAACGTCAACGGCATCGCCCCTGGCGTGGTCGATACGCCGATGTGGGACGAGGTCGATGCGCTGTTCGCGCGCTACGAGGGGCGTCCGGCAGGTGAGAAGAAGCGCTTGGTCGGCGAAGCGGTGCCCTATGGCCGCATGGGGCGTCCCGAGGATCATGTCGGCGCGGCGGTGTTCCTGGCTTCCGATGACAGCGATTACGTGGTGGCACAGACCCTCAACGTCGACGGCGGCAACTGGATGAGCTGA
- a CDS encoding mannitol dehydrogenase family protein, translated as MTELTNATLARLDDAVATPGYDRSQLIPGIVHIGVGGFHRAHQAMYLDALMNRGEALDWAIVGVGVMPGDTRMRDALAAQDHLYTLVVKHPDGRYEPRVIGSIVDYLYAPEAPDVVIETMSDPAIRIVSLTVTEGGYNVDHITGEYDLTTPEVRQDLTTPEAPRTTFGLVVAALKRRRERGIAPFTVMSCDNIEGNGDVARKMFTAHARALDDELGAWVEAEVCFPNAMVDRITPVTTPDDIAALVDRFDVEDQWPVVCEPFTQWVLEDRFPEGRPPYERVDVQMVDDVVPYELMKLRLLNASHQALTYFGYLAGYRYAHEVCQDPLFVDFLLDYMNREATPTLAPVPGVDLDAYKHTLIERFANPEIKDTLARLCAESSDRIPKWLLPVIREQLERGGEIQRSAAVVASWARYAEGVDEHGQPIEIVDRLKERLMAVAGDNRNYPAAFIEQHALFGDLAKETRFRDAYLQALASLHADGARATLHALVEGRMS; from the coding sequence ATGACTGAACTGACCAACGCTACCCTGGCGCGTCTCGATGACGCCGTCGCCACGCCGGGCTATGATCGCTCGCAGCTCATCCCGGGCATCGTCCATATCGGTGTGGGCGGCTTCCATCGCGCCCATCAGGCGATGTATCTCGATGCCCTGATGAATCGGGGCGAGGCGCTTGACTGGGCCATCGTCGGCGTCGGGGTCATGCCCGGCGATACACGCATGCGCGATGCCCTGGCGGCGCAGGATCATCTCTACACGCTGGTGGTCAAGCATCCCGATGGCCGCTACGAACCTCGGGTGATCGGCTCGATCGTCGATTATCTGTACGCGCCCGAGGCCCCCGATGTGGTCATCGAGACCATGAGCGATCCGGCGATTCGCATCGTCTCGTTGACGGTGACCGAAGGCGGTTACAACGTCGATCACATCACCGGCGAGTATGATCTGACGACACCCGAGGTACGCCAAGACCTGACGACGCCTGAGGCGCCACGCACTACCTTCGGGCTGGTCGTCGCGGCACTCAAGCGACGTCGCGAGCGTGGTATCGCGCCGTTCACGGTGATGTCCTGCGACAACATCGAAGGCAATGGCGATGTCGCCCGCAAGATGTTCACCGCGCATGCCCGGGCACTGGATGATGAATTGGGTGCTTGGGTCGAGGCCGAGGTTTGCTTTCCCAATGCCATGGTCGATCGCATCACGCCGGTGACGACGCCTGATGATATTGCCGCGCTCGTCGACCGTTTTGACGTCGAGGACCAATGGCCAGTGGTTTGCGAGCCCTTTACGCAATGGGTGCTCGAGGATCGTTTCCCCGAAGGGCGACCGCCTTATGAGCGGGTCGACGTGCAGATGGTCGACGACGTCGTGCCCTATGAACTGATGAAGCTGCGCCTGCTCAACGCCAGCCATCAGGCGCTGACTTATTTCGGTTATCTGGCCGGTTACCGCTACGCCCATGAGGTATGCCAGGATCCGCTTTTCGTCGACTTCCTGCTCGATTACATGAATCGTGAGGCCACGCCGACGCTGGCGCCAGTGCCGGGCGTGGACCTTGACGCTTACAAGCACACCCTTATCGAGCGCTTCGCCAACCCCGAGATCAAGGACACCTTGGCGCGGCTGTGTGCGGAAAGCTCGGATCGTATTCCCAAGTGGCTGCTGCCGGTGATTCGTGAACAACTCGAGCGAGGTGGTGAGATCCAGCGTAGTGCCGCAGTGGTCGCCAGTTGGGCGCGCTATGCTGAAGGGGTCGATGAACACGGCCAACCGATCGAGATCGTCGATCGCCTCAAGGAGCGTTTGATGGCGGTTGCCGGCGACAATCGCAACTACCCAGCAGCGTTCATCGAACAGCACGCCTTGTTCGGCGACCTGGCGAAAGAGACACGTTTCCGCGACGCTTATCTCCAGGCGCTTGCCTCCTTGCATGCTGATGGAGCACGCGCGACATTGCATGCCTTGGTCGAGGGTCGTATGTCGTAA